GGTCAGGTCCTCGGCGCGGTACCGGGTCACCGAGACCTGCCGGGGCTCGTCCAGCCGTACCGCGAGACCGGTGGCGTCCGGTGCCGACAGCGTGAAGTGCCGTACGCCGTGCCGGCCGCCGCTCTCCTGCGGGCGCAGATAGGGGGTGAACAACTCGTCCACGGGCACCGAGTGATGGCCGACGGGCGTGCCCGCACTCCGGTCCGGGTACGACTCCCAGGGCCCCTGCCCGAACCACTCCAGCAGGTCCAGCCCCGGCACCGTCTCGAACACCGTGCCCACCCGGGCCACGTCCTCGAAGTCCTCGGGCAGCTCGGCCGACTCCTCGACCCGGACGCCGCCCTCGACGGGGGTGAACACCTGCACATGGCGCACGACGCCGATCGTCCCGGCGTACTCGGCGTGCACGGTCACCTTCTCGCCGTCCCGCCTCACGTTGACGACCTTGCGGACGAGCGCGTCGAGCCCCCAGGTCCGCCAGCGCAGCGCGATGCCGCCCAGCTCGTCGTTGTCGGTGGGCGCCCGCCACAGCGACAGCGTGGGGGCGGCGGTGAGGAGGGGATGGACGAGGAGCCCTTCCCCGTCGACCTCGACGGGCGGGCCCTGGACGGTCGCGTTCCGCGGCGCGGGGGCCGCCCGCAGCCGCAGCTGGGGTGCGCACACCTCGGTGCCGCGCGGCCCCCACGGCTCGTCGTCCTTCGTGGTCACGCGCAGCGTCACCCAGGCCTCGCCGCCGTCGTCCGGCAGCTCGAAGGGGAGCGGCACGGCCGCCGTCTCGCCGGGAACCAGGTCGGGCAGCTCGGCGGGAGCGGTCAGCGTACGGCCGTCGGAGAGGGTCAGCTCCCACTGGGCGGACAGCCAGTCCAGCCCGCGGAAGCACTGGTGGTTCTGGACCACCAGGCCCTCGTGCTTGAAGCACGTCAGCCGCACCGGCGCCGCGATCTCGCGGTGCTCGTACATCACGGGCTTGGGCGTGCGGTCGGGGAAGACGATCCCGTCGGCGATGAACGCGCCGTCGTGGATCCGCTCGCCGAAGTCGCCGCCGTACGCCCAGCGATGTCCGGGCGCGGCGACACCGTTGTCGTACAGCCCGGCGCCGGAGCGCCCGGCGGGTCTGCCGTCAGTCACTCGCTGGAGAATGCCGTGGTCCCAGAACTCCCAGATGAAGCCGCCCTGAAGACCCGGCGTTGACTCGATGGCGGCCCAGTGGTCGGCGAGCGTGCCATTGCTGTTGCCCATGGCGTGCGAGTACTCGCACTGGATCAGCGGTCGCGTCTGCTCCCCGGAGAGCGCGTGCGCGACACAGTCCTCGATCGGCGCGTACATCGGGCAGGCGATGTCGGAGGCGTCGTCCGTCGCCGCCCAGTCGAGCTTGGCCGCCCCCTCGTACTGGATCGGCCGCGTCGGATCGTGCCGCCGTATCCAGCCCGCCGCCGCGTCATGGTTGGCGCCGTAGTCGGACTCGTTGCCCAGCGACCAGATGATCACCGACGGATGGTTCT
This genomic window from Streptomyces sp. DG2A-72 contains:
- a CDS encoding glycoside hydrolase family 2 TIM barrel-domain containing protein, translating into MNPLLALRPWEAPEVTSWGRLPMNAVDRRPGALNLDGEWRFQLLLTPDAPVSDVWSSSYVPGVWTLQDTDDLPQYTNVRMPFPEFPPSSPSENPTGVYEREVDVPAEWAGRRIVLQVGAAESVLLVQVDGRPVGISKDSHLAAEFDLTDAVRPGSSAAVRLTVVKWSDASHIEDQDQWWHGGITRSVLLYATDPLYLADVTVRARADGELRVDCQVRGVLPDGWYVTGDLDGEPLTQDAEFDRLNTEDERVSDFLGEARLCATVPDVRTWTAETPELYGLTVRLHRADGTVTDTSCQRIGFRDVEIVGRDLLVNGERIYIRGVNRHDFHPLTGRTVSYDDMRADLVLLKRFGFNAIRTAHYPNDPALYGLADELGFYVVDEADIEAHDHAHEIADDPRYLNAFVDRVSRMVLRDKNHPSVIIWSLGNESDYGANHDAAAGWIRRHDPTRPIQYEGAAKLDWAATDDASDIACPMYAPIEDCVAHALSGEQTRPLIQCEYSHAMGNSNGTLADHWAAIESTPGLQGGFIWEFWDHGILQRVTDGRPAGRSGAGLYDNGVAAPGHRWAYGGDFGERIHDGAFIADGIVFPDRTPKPVMYEHREIAAPVRLTCFKHEGLVVQNHQCFRGLDWLSAQWELTLSDGRTLTAPAELPDLVPGETAAVPLPFELPDDGGEAWVTLRVTTKDDEPWGPRGTEVCAPQLRLRAAPAPRNATVQGPPVEVDGEGLLVHPLLTAAPTLSLWRAPTDNDELGGIALRWRTWGLDALVRKVVNVRRDGEKVTVHAEYAGTIGVVRHVQVFTPVEGGVRVEESAELPEDFEDVARVGTVFETVPGLDLLEWFGQGPWESYPDRSAGTPVGHHSVPVDELFTPYLRPQESGGRHGVRHFTLSAPDATGLAVRLDEPRQVSVTRYRAEDLTAAAHHDELVPRPGCVVHIDAAHRGLGTASCGPDTSASYLIPPGVHRWNWTLRAL